The Listeria welshimeri serovar 6b str. SLCC5334 genome has a window encoding:
- a CDS encoding Imm51 family immunity protein produces the protein MNEDLEKKLEPFFWIEYKGGVSLGLSAGSFKKEIFDTRKDEGFEGNGYDWGSLARVFLNEKMPELKGEINLDPEAEMFSAYSKNAMALQKFALGFRAMCDDDEMMSNLFSQVEID, from the coding sequence ATGAATGAAGATTTGGAAAAGAAATTGGAGCCTTTCTTTTGGATAGAGTATAAAGGGGGCGTTTCGCTGGGTCTTAGTGCAGGTAGCTTTAAGAAAGAGATTTTTGACACTCGCAAAGATGAAGGTTTTGAGGGTAACGGTTATGACTGGGGTTCTCTAGCTCGGGTTTTCCTGAACGAAAAGATGCCAGAATTGAAAGGCGAAATTAATCTTGATCCAGAAGCTGAAATGTTTTCTGCCTATTCCAAAAATGCTATGGCTTTGCAAAAGTTTGCTCTTGGATTTCGTGCAATGTGCGATGATGATGAGATGATGAGTAATTTATTCTCTCAAGTCGAAATTGACTAA
- a CDS encoding GNAT family N-acetyltransferase has protein sequence MVSIQKLTKDNFHETAKLQVHPHQKTFVAENWYSIIEASFEETYHSVVIYADNMPVGYAMYGLDTDDGEFWLVRFMTGKEHQGKGYGGDALEQIIEMVKNLPEKPARLRLSYEPDNLVAEKFYAKYGFKKTGEIIDGEAVADLWFNR, from the coding sequence ATGGTTTCAATTCAAAAATTAACAAAAGACAATTTTCACGAAACGGCTAAACTGCAAGTACATCCGCACCAAAAAACATTTGTAGCAGAAAATTGGTACTCGATTATCGAAGCAAGTTTTGAAGAAACGTATCATTCTGTTGTGATTTACGCCGATAATATGCCGGTTGGTTATGCCATGTATGGTCTGGATACGGATGATGGAGAGTTTTGGCTAGTACGCTTTATGACAGGGAAAGAACATCAAGGTAAAGGCTACGGGGGAGATGCTTTAGAGCAAATTATTGAAATGGTGAAAAATCTACCTGAAAAGCCCGCTCGACTACGCTTATCTTATGAACCAGATAATCTTGTAGCAGAAAAATTTTATGCAAAATATGGTTTCAAGAAAACAGGTGAAATTATAGACGGTGAAGCAGTTGCTGACTTGTGGTTCAATCGCTAA
- a CDS encoding DUF5713 family protein, producing MAEIKYLEGMYQDSFFPPFLVDKIKQYILDTVQFLEQGNHDTEAIQGKLDEMTLAINDLQDEFFENDSELETGARDSIAETVSLILAYYKIDIDIEEALRERDW from the coding sequence ATGGCAGAAATCAAATACTTAGAGGGAATGTATCAAGATTCATTTTTCCCACCGTTTCTAGTGGATAAAATTAAGCAATATATTTTAGATACGGTTCAATTTTTAGAACAAGGGAATCATGACACAGAAGCGATTCAAGGTAAGTTGGACGAAATGACATTAGCAATTAATGACCTGCAAGATGAGTTTTTTGAAAATGATAGTGAATTAGAAACAGGCGCAAGGGATTCGATTGCGGAGACAGTAAGCTTGATTTTAGCGTATTATAAGATAGATATTGATATTGAAGAAGCACTTAGAGAGCGCGATTGGTAA
- a CDS encoding helix-turn-helix transcriptional regulator: protein MIVINKVKIIRQEKGITQNELAHSLDVSRQTIHAIEKGKYNPSLKLSLKMATLFDLPVEEIFNLEGE from the coding sequence ATAATTGTTATAAATAAAGTTAAAATTATAAGACAAGAAAAGGGGATTACTCAAAATGAATTAGCTCATTCATTAGATGTTTCCCGCCAAACAATTCACGCCATTGAAAAAGGCAAATACAATCCTAGCCTAAAACTTAGTTTAAAAATGGCTACACTTTTCGATTTGCCTGTTGAAGAAATTTTTAACTTGGAAGGAGAATAA
- the sufB gene encoding Fe-S cluster assembly protein SufB, which produces MTEIPEIGEYQYGFHDKDTSVFRTERGLTEKVVREISNIKDEPEWMLEFRLKSLEQFYKMPMPTWGGDLSELKFEDITYYVKPSEQTVRSWDEVPEEIKRTFDKLGIPEAEQKYLAGASAQYESEVVYHNMKQDLEDLGIVFKDTDSALKENEDIFKEYFAKVIPPSDNKFAALNSAVWSGGSFIYVPPGIKVDTPLQAYFRINSENMGQFERTLIIVDENASVNYVEGCTAPVYTTNSLHSAVVEIIVKPGAYCRYTTIQNWANNVYNLVTKRTFCEENATMEWIDGNIGSKLTMKYPAVHLRGEGARGTTLSIAIAGKGQRQDAGAKMMHYAPNTSSTIVSKSISKQGGNVTYRGIVHFGRNADGARSNIECDTLIMDNLSTSDTIPYNEILNSNISLEHEAKVSKVSEEQLFYLMSRGLSEEEATEMIVMGFIEPFTKELPMEYAVEMNRLIKFEMEGSIG; this is translated from the coding sequence ATGACTGAAATTCCAGAAATTGGCGAATACCAATATGGATTCCATGACAAAGATACCTCTGTGTTCCGTACAGAACGCGGATTAACAGAAAAAGTAGTAAGAGAAATTTCGAATATTAAAGATGAACCTGAATGGATGTTAGAATTCCGTTTGAAGTCTTTAGAGCAATTTTATAAAATGCCAATGCCGACTTGGGGTGGCGACCTATCAGAACTGAAATTTGAAGACATCACTTACTATGTGAAACCGTCCGAACAAACAGTGCGCTCTTGGGATGAAGTTCCCGAAGAAATTAAACGTACTTTTGATAAATTAGGTATTCCTGAAGCCGAACAAAAATATTTGGCTGGAGCATCTGCGCAGTATGAATCCGAAGTAGTTTATCACAATATGAAGCAAGACCTAGAAGATTTAGGGATTGTCTTCAAAGATACCGATTCCGCTTTAAAAGAAAACGAAGATATTTTTAAAGAATACTTCGCAAAAGTAATTCCACCAAGCGACAACAAATTCGCTGCGCTAAACTCGGCTGTTTGGTCAGGTGGCTCATTCATCTACGTACCACCAGGTATCAAAGTCGATACGCCGCTTCAAGCATACTTCCGCATTAACTCGGAAAACATGGGGCAATTTGAACGGACGCTAATTATTGTGGACGAAAATGCCAGCGTAAACTACGTAGAAGGCTGTACTGCTCCCGTTTATACAACAAATTCCCTTCACTCAGCTGTCGTGGAAATCATTGTAAAACCAGGCGCTTACTGCCGTTACACAACCATCCAAAACTGGGCAAATAACGTTTATAACCTAGTAACAAAACGTACTTTCTGTGAAGAAAATGCGACAATGGAATGGATTGATGGTAACATTGGTTCGAAATTAACAATGAAATATCCAGCTGTACACTTACGTGGCGAAGGAGCGCGCGGAACGACCCTTTCTATCGCGATTGCTGGTAAAGGCCAACGTCAAGACGCAGGAGCAAAAATGATGCACTATGCGCCTAATACGTCCTCTACGATTGTGTCGAAGTCGATCTCGAAACAAGGCGGAAACGTAACCTACCGCGGAATTGTTCATTTTGGTCGTAATGCAGATGGTGCACGTTCGAATATCGAATGTGATACGCTCATTATGGATAACCTGTCGACATCTGACACCATCCCATATAATGAAATCCTAAATAGCAACATCTCATTAGAACATGAAGCCAAAGTTTCCAAAGTATCCGAGGAACAACTTTTCTATCTAATGAGCCGTGGTTTAAGCGAAGAAGAAGCGACAGAAATGATCGTTATGGGCTTCATTGAACCATTTACGAAAGAATTACCAATGGAATATGCCGTTGAGATGAACCGTTTGATTAAGTTTGAAATGGAAGGCTCGATTGGTTAA
- a CDS encoding bifunctional metallophosphatase/5'-nucleotidase produces MKKRLTLWHTNDIHSHLEKWPRIFNFLKEKRTAANKENKSALFFDIGDFLDRVHPLTEGTNGLANTDLLNQLPYDAVTFGNNEGTTLAHEDLENLYEHATFPVVCCNFYADKERIKQPDWVKSIVYKEIDQVKIAIIGATAPFREYYEEMGWGIEEPISSIQKQVAGLEEGTDLVILLSHLGLPSDERIALEIPEIDVILGGHTHHLLETGKVEGNALLAAAGRWGEYIGKVDIELDEKNQILSKTAMTFKTEDLPAAPNEAREIQGFFDKGRAELSEKVVAIPGKLAHNWFDDSEIAQILNAAVCEWTGAETFVMNAGIFMTDFEAGIVTDFDIHQMLPHPLNAIALTMSGEELEILIDGIYRKKAELQDIPLRGFGFRGEYFGTVLMDRADFDLEKQVALFDNKPIDKTREYRIATHDTFVFAPFFPIVKQIKRKEVYTPELLRDILKWKLKKMYGQEEDK; encoded by the coding sequence GTGAAGAAACGTTTAACTTTATGGCATACAAATGACATTCATAGTCACTTAGAAAAATGGCCACGAATTTTCAACTTTTTAAAAGAGAAAAGAACCGCTGCAAATAAAGAAAATAAATCGGCCCTCTTTTTTGATATTGGGGATTTTTTAGACCGGGTTCATCCGCTTACAGAAGGAACGAACGGGCTTGCGAATACGGACTTACTTAATCAACTGCCGTATGATGCGGTGACTTTTGGTAATAATGAAGGAACGACATTGGCACATGAAGATTTAGAGAATTTATATGAGCATGCGACTTTTCCTGTCGTTTGCTGTAATTTTTACGCAGATAAAGAACGAATCAAACAACCAGATTGGGTGAAATCAATTGTTTATAAGGAAATAGATCAAGTGAAAATAGCTATTATTGGTGCGACCGCGCCATTTCGGGAATATTACGAGGAAATGGGCTGGGGGATTGAAGAACCAATTAGCTCGATTCAAAAACAAGTTGCTGGATTGGAAGAAGGTACGGATTTAGTTATTTTACTCAGTCATCTAGGTTTGCCGAGTGATGAACGCATTGCACTCGAAATTCCAGAAATAGACGTGATTTTGGGCGGACATACGCACCATTTACTTGAAACTGGGAAAGTAGAAGGGAATGCTTTACTTGCGGCTGCGGGAAGATGGGGCGAATATATCGGAAAAGTGGATATTGAGCTAGATGAAAAAAATCAGATACTTTCTAAAACTGCCATGACTTTTAAAACAGAAGATTTGCCAGCTGCTCCGAATGAAGCTAGGGAAATTCAAGGTTTTTTCGATAAAGGGCGCGCAGAACTCTCTGAAAAAGTAGTTGCGATTCCCGGAAAGTTAGCGCATAATTGGTTTGATGACTCGGAAATTGCGCAGATTTTAAATGCGGCGGTTTGTGAATGGACTGGTGCTGAAACTTTTGTGATGAATGCGGGTATTTTTATGACAGACTTTGAAGCAGGGATTGTGACGGATTTTGATATTCACCAAATGTTACCTCATCCTCTAAACGCTATTGCCTTAACCATGTCTGGTGAGGAACTCGAAATACTCATTGACGGGATTTACCGAAAGAAAGCGGAACTGCAAGATATTCCACTGAGAGGCTTTGGCTTTCGAGGCGAGTATTTTGGCACTGTTTTGATGGACCGAGCAGATTTTGACTTGGAGAAACAAGTGGCACTTTTTGATAATAAACCAATTGATAAAACGCGGGAATACCGGATTGCGACACATGATACGTTTGTATTCGCACCATTTTTTCCGATAGTGAAGCAAATTAAACGAAAAGAAGTATATACACCAGAATTACTTCGAGATATTTTAAAATGGAAACTCAAAAAAATGTATGGACAGGAGGAAGACAAGTGA
- a CDS encoding sulfite exporter TauE/SafE family protein — MDITQTVEILLISVFAGVVGSLLGLGGGIIVTPALTLIFGIDIQYAIGASIISVIATSSGSAIAYIKDGITNLRVGMFLEIATTIGAITGAFVSGLLSATALYIIFGLLLLYSAFNMIKKVGSEFPTNVKPDPLATKLNLHDSYYDKSLRQTVDYQVANVPAGFGVMYGAGIASGLLGIGSGAFKVMALDVFMKMPLKVSSATSNLMMGVTAAASATVYLFQGDIQPAIAAPVAIGVLVGATLGTRIMQRLKSKVIRIIFIPVILYVAFQMILEGLGWI, encoded by the coding sequence TTGGATATTACGCAAACAGTCGAAATTCTTTTAATCTCTGTTTTTGCAGGGGTTGTAGGCTCTTTGCTCGGGCTTGGTGGTGGAATAATTGTTACTCCAGCCTTGACACTTATTTTCGGGATTGATATCCAGTACGCGATTGGAGCTAGTATTATTTCCGTTATCGCAACTAGTAGCGGCTCTGCAATCGCTTATATCAAAGATGGCATTACAAACCTCCGTGTTGGAATGTTTCTCGAAATTGCAACTACAATCGGGGCAATAACCGGGGCTTTTGTCAGTGGACTGCTCTCGGCCACAGCTCTCTACATCATCTTCGGACTTTTACTTCTTTATTCAGCTTTTAACATGATCAAAAAAGTCGGTTCAGAATTCCCGACCAATGTGAAACCTGACCCACTCGCAACAAAATTAAACTTACATGATTCTTATTATGATAAATCTTTACGCCAGACAGTTGATTATCAAGTTGCAAACGTTCCTGCTGGTTTCGGCGTAATGTATGGTGCAGGTATTGCTAGTGGCTTGCTTGGAATCGGTAGTGGCGCATTTAAAGTCATGGCACTTGATGTCTTTATGAAAATGCCGCTAAAAGTTAGTAGCGCTACGAGTAATTTAATGATGGGCGTAACCGCGGCTGCCAGTGCGACTGTTTATCTGTTCCAAGGTGACATTCAGCCCGCTATTGCAGCACCAGTTGCTATTGGGGTACTTGTCGGCGCAACACTTGGAACGCGCATCATGCAACGCCTAAAAAGCAAAGTCATTCGGATTATTTTTATTCCCGTCATTTTATATGTTGCATTCCAAATGATTTTAGAAGGATTGGGGTGGATTTAA
- the sufU gene encoding Fe-S cluster assembly sulfur transfer protein SufU codes for MTSRKLDQLYRQVIMDHYKNPRNNGELPDSDVTIDLNNPTCGDQIHLHLKMDDDKIVAAKFTGSGCSISMASASMMTQSIIGKTEKEALKMSREFSEMVQGHDHETIDEYGDVEALAGVAKFPARIKCATLSWKAMERAIFEKEGTK; via the coding sequence ATGACAAGCCGGAAATTAGATCAGCTTTATAGACAAGTCATTATGGATCACTATAAAAATCCGCGCAATAATGGAGAACTCCCAGATAGCGATGTAACAATCGACCTCAACAACCCAACATGCGGTGATCAAATTCATCTTCATTTAAAAATGGATGATGACAAAATCGTTGCGGCAAAATTCACTGGTAGCGGCTGTTCGATTTCAATGGCCTCTGCTTCGATGATGACGCAAAGCATTATTGGGAAAACGGAAAAAGAAGCATTAAAAATGTCCCGTGAATTTTCAGAAATGGTTCAAGGTCACGACCATGAAACGATTGATGAGTACGGTGATGTCGAGGCGCTTGCTGGAGTTGCGAAATTCCCAGCAAGAATCAAATGTGCGACTCTTTCATGGAAAGCAATGGAGAGAGCGATTTTTGAAAAAGAAGGAACAAAATAA
- a CDS encoding DUF1634 domain-containing protein has product MAEKKEEMYRVELIVSALLRIGVVLSAIIIIFGLIMLFITGESGYPGETYPTSLTAIFSGLGTLKPYAIMMFGLFCLILTPVLRVVVSLFTFLKEKDYLYVGVTGIVLIILVISFLIGIKA; this is encoded by the coding sequence ATGGCAGAGAAAAAAGAAGAAATGTACCGTGTGGAGTTGATTGTTAGCGCACTGCTACGAATCGGTGTTGTTCTCAGTGCGATTATTATCATTTTTGGACTCATTATGCTATTTATTACCGGCGAAAGTGGCTATCCTGGGGAAACTTACCCGACCTCACTTACAGCGATTTTCAGTGGGTTAGGAACGCTTAAACCATATGCAATTATGATGTTCGGTCTCTTTTGCTTGATTTTAACGCCAGTCCTTCGTGTCGTTGTATCATTGTTTACTTTTTTGAAGGAAAAAGATTACTTATATGTTGGAGTTACTGGGATTGTACTTATTATTTTGGTTATTAGCTTTTTAATTGGAATTAAGGCATAA
- a CDS encoding cysteine desulfurase yields the protein MIDIQKIRADFPILDQEINEKPLAYLDNAATSQKPKQVIEALTHYYEFDNANVHRGVHTLAARATDAYESARVKVAKFIHAREVAEIIFTRGTTSAINLVVDSYAEANIEAGDEIVISYLEHHSNLIPWQQLAKRKGAVLKYIELEEDGTISVEQAQKTISEKTKIVALAHVSNVLGTITPIREIAAIAHKFGAVILVDGAQAVPHMEVNVVDLDADFYAFSGHKMMAPTGIGALYGKRELLDAMEPTEFGGEMIDFVELYDSTWKELPWKFEAGTPIIGGAIALGAAIDYLAEVGLANIHAHEQELVGYAIEEMSKIDGITIYGPKDASKRCGLVTFNLEGAHPHDIATILDEDGIAIRAGHHCAQPLMKWLDVSSTARASFYIYNTKEEIDALIDGLKLTKEYFGL from the coding sequence ATGATTGATATCCAAAAAATTCGGGCGGATTTCCCAATTTTAGACCAAGAAATAAATGAGAAACCGCTAGCTTATTTAGATAATGCTGCCACTTCACAAAAGCCAAAACAAGTTATCGAAGCATTAACACATTACTATGAATTTGATAATGCCAATGTCCACCGTGGTGTGCATACACTTGCGGCAAGAGCAACAGATGCTTATGAATCAGCTCGTGTTAAGGTAGCCAAGTTTATTCATGCCCGCGAGGTAGCCGAAATAATTTTCACAAGAGGTACTACTTCAGCGATTAATTTAGTTGTAGATAGTTACGCGGAAGCAAATATTGAAGCTGGCGATGAGATAGTTATTTCTTATTTAGAGCATCATTCTAATTTGATTCCGTGGCAACAACTGGCTAAACGTAAGGGCGCGGTTTTGAAATATATCGAGCTAGAAGAAGATGGTACGATTTCTGTGGAACAAGCCCAAAAAACGATTAGCGAAAAAACAAAAATCGTTGCGCTGGCTCATGTTTCTAATGTTCTTGGGACAATCACGCCAATTAGAGAAATCGCAGCAATTGCCCATAAATTTGGAGCAGTGATTCTCGTTGACGGTGCGCAAGCTGTGCCGCATATGGAAGTAAATGTCGTAGATTTGGACGCTGATTTCTATGCTTTTTCTGGGCATAAAATGATGGCTCCTACTGGTATTGGCGCTTTATATGGAAAACGTGAATTGTTAGATGCGATGGAACCGACCGAATTTGGCGGAGAAATGATTGATTTTGTTGAATTATACGATTCCACTTGGAAAGAACTGCCTTGGAAATTTGAAGCCGGAACACCAATTATTGGCGGAGCGATTGCGCTAGGTGCGGCCATTGATTATTTGGCAGAAGTCGGACTCGCAAATATTCACGCACATGAACAAGAATTAGTCGGCTACGCGATAGAAGAAATGAGCAAAATCGATGGCATTACCATTTATGGACCAAAAGATGCGAGTAAACGTTGTGGTTTAGTGACTTTTAATTTAGAAGGCGCTCACCCACATGATATTGCGACCATTTTGGATGAAGACGGAATTGCAATTCGAGCTGGTCATCACTGTGCACAACCGTTGATGAAATGGCTAGACGTCTCTTCTACAGCCCGCGCAAGCTTTTATATTTATAATACAAAAGAAGAAATTGATGCGCTTATAGATGGCCTCAAGTTAACAAAGGAGTATTTTGGATTATGA
- a CDS encoding TIGR01457 family HAD-type hydrolase, whose product MKEYKAYLIDLDGTMYRGAEVIPEAIIFIENLKRAGIPYLFVTNNSTKTAGQVAEHLSGMGIQAVSDDVFTTSQATVQYMLEQKREKTVYVIGERGIKQELTDNGFEITSSNPDFVVVGLDREVDYEKFAKAALAVRSGAMFISTNGDAAIPTERGLLPGNGSITSVVSVATETAPIFIGKPESIIMEQALTKLGVQKDEAIMVGDNYETDIMAGINYGMDTLIVHTGFTSKEALKTKEIQPTYAVTKLTDWKFN is encoded by the coding sequence TTGAAAGAGTATAAAGCGTATTTAATTGATTTAGACGGCACGATGTATCGCGGAGCAGAAGTTATTCCAGAAGCAATCATTTTTATTGAAAACTTAAAACGTGCGGGAATTCCTTATTTATTTGTAACGAATAATTCAACAAAAACCGCCGGTCAAGTAGCAGAACATTTAAGTGGAATGGGAATTCAGGCTGTAAGCGACGATGTTTTTACAACTTCACAAGCCACTGTCCAGTACATGCTCGAACAAAAACGCGAAAAAACGGTTTATGTTATCGGTGAACGTGGAATAAAACAAGAACTAACTGATAATGGATTTGAAATAACTTCTAGTAATCCAGATTTTGTTGTTGTTGGTCTTGACCGCGAAGTAGATTATGAAAAATTTGCCAAAGCAGCCCTTGCTGTTAGAAGTGGCGCAATGTTTATTTCAACTAATGGTGATGCGGCAATTCCAACTGAACGTGGTTTGCTTCCAGGAAATGGTTCGATTACCTCGGTTGTTTCTGTTGCTACTGAGACTGCGCCTATTTTTATCGGGAAACCAGAATCAATCATTATGGAACAAGCGCTCACTAAGCTTGGCGTTCAAAAAGACGAAGCAATCATGGTTGGCGACAACTACGAAACAGACATTATGGCTGGGATTAATTATGGTATGGACACACTCATTGTCCACACTGGCTTTACATCAAAAGAAGCCTTAAAAACAAAGGAAATTCAACCAACCTACGCTGTAACAAAGCTAACTGATTGGAAATTTAACTAG
- a CDS encoding hemolysin family protein — MDVFNDFFVIFLIAATAFFVASEFAIVAIRKPTVLQLVASDNPRAKYVQKVTSNMNDYLAACQLGNTLAALAMGWVGEATMRGWLEPLFLMLPIPESVEKPISIFVSFILITFLNVVLGELAPKTFTIQSTEKVALFIARPLVYWYRLTFPLNWLLNNSANLITRIFGVKQTVDADQMTPTELKIIFEDSYRQGLLNPQEFRYMKNIFKLGDVPAKEVMIPRMSMIAIDQTATVRDLLKLTSEHTYHIFPVTEDEDKDHIIGMLRVSAVMAGLGKDETIVTQSIKPFITPVLEVFEGMILEELLVKMQQESEPFVVLTDEYGGTSGIVTLEDVMEVIVGDMEEAKGPKGIRKVALNHFIIEGSEPLLDVEEALGVPIEGSGVHTLSGWMLLERFDLEAGDEIEYEGFRFIVRSMNKNSIRQVEVKAIEEKPVKLED; from the coding sequence GTGGACGTATTTAATGATTTTTTTGTCATCTTTTTAATTGCTGCAACTGCTTTTTTCGTGGCAAGTGAATTTGCCATAGTCGCAATTCGAAAACCGACTGTCTTGCAACTAGTAGCCTCGGATAATCCACGAGCAAAATATGTTCAAAAAGTAACTTCTAACATGAATGACTATTTGGCTGCTTGTCAATTAGGAAATACGCTCGCTGCACTGGCTATGGGGTGGGTTGGTGAAGCGACAATGCGTGGCTGGTTGGAACCATTATTTTTAATGTTACCAATCCCGGAATCTGTTGAAAAACCGATTTCAATTTTTGTTTCATTTATTTTAATCACATTTTTAAATGTAGTACTCGGCGAACTTGCCCCGAAAACATTTACGATTCAAAGCACAGAAAAAGTGGCTCTATTTATCGCGCGGCCACTTGTTTATTGGTACCGTCTAACTTTTCCACTGAATTGGCTTTTAAATAATTCGGCAAATTTAATAACGCGGATATTTGGCGTAAAGCAGACCGTTGACGCTGATCAAATGACACCAACTGAACTTAAAATTATTTTTGAAGATAGCTATAGGCAAGGTCTTTTGAATCCACAAGAGTTTCGCTATATGAAAAATATTTTCAAGCTTGGGGATGTACCAGCAAAAGAAGTGATGATACCACGGATGTCAATGATTGCTATTGATCAAACCGCAACTGTACGAGATTTACTGAAATTAACTTCTGAACATACATACCATATTTTTCCAGTAACCGAAGATGAGGATAAAGATCATATTATTGGCATGCTTCGAGTTAGCGCAGTTATGGCAGGACTTGGAAAAGATGAAACGATAGTAACACAATCTATCAAACCGTTCATCACACCTGTTTTGGAGGTATTTGAAGGGATGATTTTAGAAGAGTTACTTGTGAAAATGCAACAAGAAAGTGAGCCGTTTGTCGTTCTAACAGATGAATACGGCGGGACTTCAGGAATTGTGACGCTAGAAGATGTTATGGAAGTTATTGTTGGGGATATGGAAGAAGCAAAAGGTCCAAAAGGCATTCGTAAAGTGGCTCTTAATCATTTTATCATCGAAGGTTCTGAGCCGTTACTTGATGTAGAGGAAGCACTTGGGGTGCCAATTGAGGGCTCTGGTGTTCATACGTTATCAGGTTGGATGTTATTGGAACGTTTTGATTTAGAAGCCGGCGACGAAATAGAATATGAAGGCTTTCGTTTTATTGTTCGTTCGATGAATAAAAATTCGATTCGACAAGTAGAAGTGAAAGCAATCGAAGAAAAACCAGTAAAATTGGAGGACTAA
- a CDS encoding YutD family protein, with the protein MTITIQDLNYEIIANYRDAFDEEKLNERFSDILGRYDYIVGDWGYDQLRLKGFFEDDNRKAAYDNKISTLKEYIYEYCNFGCAYFVIKKVK; encoded by the coding sequence GTGACGATTACGATTCAAGATTTAAATTATGAGATTATCGCCAATTATCGTGACGCCTTTGATGAGGAAAAGTTAAATGAACGTTTTAGTGATATTCTTGGGCGATATGATTATATAGTAGGCGATTGGGGTTACGATCAGCTGAGACTCAAAGGTTTTTTTGAAGATGACAACCGCAAAGCTGCTTACGATAACAAAATTAGTACCTTAAAAGAATATATTTATGAATATTGCAACTTTGGTTGTGCATATTTTGTCATTAAAAAAGTAAAATAG
- a CDS encoding DUF72 domain-containing protein has protein sequence MITIGLTGWSDHDSLLQSKKLTLADYAAHFPVVEVDTSFYAIPSPRTTANWAAQTPDDFRFVIKAFSAMTKHKEWSQYFDSENAMYTAYMDMIAPISETGKLQAILFQFPPYFHCTKENVTYLKFIASKMGDLPVAIEFRNNSWYSDQNTEKTLDLLRELGFIHTVVDEPQVGSGSVPIVLRETNREMTLVRLHGRNQYGWMKASSPEWREVRTLYRYNEEEINEWAKYVEHLQKLSKEVVVIFNNNSGGDAADNAKHLQKALQVEFQGLAPMQMDLFSE, from the coding sequence ATGATTACAATCGGGTTAACTGGATGGAGTGATCATGATTCATTGTTACAGTCAAAAAAATTAACGTTGGCTGATTATGCGGCACATTTCCCAGTGGTAGAAGTCGATACGAGTTTTTATGCGATTCCTTCTCCGCGAACAACGGCAAACTGGGCGGCGCAAACTCCGGATGATTTTCGTTTTGTGATTAAGGCTTTTTCGGCGATGACAAAACATAAGGAATGGTCGCAGTATTTTGATAGTGAAAATGCGATGTACACGGCTTATATGGATATGATTGCACCGATAAGTGAAACAGGGAAACTACAGGCTATTTTATTCCAATTTCCACCATATTTTCATTGTACGAAAGAAAATGTGACTTATTTAAAATTTATTGCCTCGAAAATGGGTGATTTGCCTGTAGCAATTGAATTTCGTAATAACTCTTGGTATAGTGATCAGAATACAGAAAAAACGTTAGATTTACTGCGGGAATTAGGATTTATTCATACAGTTGTTGATGAGCCGCAAGTTGGTTCTGGCAGTGTGCCGATTGTACTTCGTGAGACAAATAGAGAGATGACACTCGTAAGGCTTCATGGTCGTAATCAGTATGGTTGGATGAAAGCGAGCAGCCCTGAATGGCGTGAGGTTCGTACACTTTACCGTTATAACGAAGAAGAAATTAATGAATGGGCTAAATATGTGGAACATTTACAGAAACTTTCCAAAGAAGTAGTCGTGATTTTTAATAACAACAGTGGCGGGGATGCGGCTGATAATGCGAAACATTTACAAAAAGCACTTCAAGTCGAATTCCAAGGTTTGGCACCCATGCAAATGGATTTATTTTCAGAATAA